In Deltaproteobacteria bacterium, one DNA window encodes the following:
- a CDS encoding cell envelope integrity protein TolA yields the protein MDKRQLIIAKQLPLKKPILYSLIVHVLFFVFLFSVPKISLMKPKMKVVWVELPKGSSENLEIKMKEAENLPKTTIQEQKQAAQEEAKEKEMVKPQEKPLEQPKPEMKKPALRPIQPEKIAKPKPKPNAVQRALAALDKKAKSAPPEAAQVKDKGEGFKYGTGTQPLRVSPLDPEYVIYQAKLKAKIMQEWILPMTYLEGPAKPKAALIVQINNQGEIITTDWDTKSNNPSFDSSCLRAVQRASPLPVPPPRLEWEAYNEGFQVEFDPSLKMQ from the coding sequence GTGGACAAGCGTCAACTCATCATTGCAAAACAGCTTCCTCTCAAAAAACCGATTCTTTATTCGTTAATCGTCCATGTCCTTTTCTTTGTATTTCTTTTTTCCGTCCCCAAAATTTCCTTAATGAAACCAAAAATGAAGGTGGTTTGGGTTGAATTGCCAAAAGGGTCTTCCGAAAATCTTGAAATCAAGATGAAGGAAGCGGAAAATCTTCCCAAAACAACGATTCAGGAACAAAAGCAGGCGGCACAAGAAGAGGCAAAAGAGAAGGAGATGGTAAAACCGCAGGAAAAACCTCTTGAACAACCCAAACCGGAAATGAAAAAACCGGCTTTAAGACCGATACAACCTGAAAAAATTGCGAAACCCAAACCAAAACCAAACGCGGTCCAACGCGCACTGGCCGCTCTGGATAAAAAAGCAAAATCGGCTCCTCCCGAAGCGGCGCAGGTCAAAGATAAAGGTGAAGGTTTCAAATACGGAACCGGCACACAGCCGTTGCGCGTTTCTCCGCTGGATCCCGAATACGTTATTTATCAGGCAAAACTCAAAGCAAAAATTATGCAGGAGTGGATTTTGCCGATGACTTATTTGGAAGGCCCCGCAAAACCAAAAGCCGCCCTTATTGTGCAAATCAATAATCAGGGTGAAATTATTACAACGGATTGGGACACCAAATCGAACAACCCTTCGTTTGATTCCTCCTGTCTGCGCGCCGTCCAAAGAGCCTCGCCCTTGCCCGTCCCACCGCCGCGGCTTGAATGGGAAGCCTACAACGAAGGCTTTCAGGTTGAATTCGATCCGTCCCTCAAGATGCAATAA
- a CDS encoding biopolymer transporter ExbD, with protein MKLNSSNAHNDSLAEINITPFVDVVLVLLIIFMITAPLLQQGMPVQLPKAAAPEIHRTPQDLVMTVDNSGHLFLGDSRAPVTMEDLPVKLAAIYQTKEQKDLLIKADQSLLYGKVIEVMAAAQKSGVDRIGLITQSEK; from the coding sequence ATGAAATTGAACAGTAGTAATGCACACAACGACTCGTTGGCGGAAATCAACATCACCCCTTTTGTGGATGTGGTGTTGGTGCTTCTGATTATTTTCATGATCACTGCTCCCCTTTTGCAACAGGGGATGCCCGTGCAACTGCCCAAAGCGGCCGCTCCGGAAATTCACCGCACTCCGCAAGATTTGGTAATGACGGTAGATAATTCGGGTCATCTTTTTCTTGGAGATTCAAGAGCGCCTGTCACCATGGAAGATCTTCCGGTAAAGTTGGCGGCCATTTATCAAACAAAAGAACAAAAAGATTTGCTGATCAAAGCCGATCAAAGCCTTCTATATGGCAAAGTCATTGAGGTGATGGCGGCCGCTCAAAAATCAGGCGTCGATCGGATTGGACTTATTACTCAATCGGAAAAATGA
- a CDS encoding nucleotidyltransferase domain-containing protein: MKLPIFNSKQTKILDKMKAQAVYLFGSRAQGREGPLSDYDYAVLLKDKGHSKGDPVYFELYDLFSEVSPRTLKNDVLDIVFLRDTNLEMCFHIIRYGKILYEKDPNARLDFEIRTTLLYCDYRPLLEKQDREILQNI; the protein is encoded by the coding sequence GTGAAATTGCCCATATTCAATTCAAAGCAGACAAAAATTTTGGACAAAATGAAGGCGCAAGCCGTTTATCTTTTCGGCTCAAGGGCGCAAGGTCGGGAAGGACCTCTTTCCGATTATGATTATGCCGTTTTGTTAAAGGACAAAGGCCATTCGAAGGGAGATCCCGTTTATTTTGAACTTTACGATCTTTTTTCCGAGGTATCACCCAGAACTCTCAAAAACGATGTGTTGGATATTGTATTTTTGAGGGATACCAATTTGGAAATGTGCTTTCATATTATTCGTTACGGAAAAATTCTTTATGAGAAAGACCCCAACGCCAGACTTGATTTTGAAATTAGAACAACTCTTTTATATTGTGATTATCGACCTTTATTGGAAAAACAGGATCGGGAAATTCTTCAAAACATATGA
- a CDS encoding glutamate racemase has translation MSSKPIGIFDSGVGGLTVMAAIKKLLPNESLIYFGDTARVPYGNRCADTILKYTEECTSFLAEKGVKVIVIACNTASAHVFPYLQHKFHFPLLGVIEPGVEAALSASQSKKIGVIGTRATIASDVYAKQLKKRDAATKTVSIACPLFVPLVEEDWLENEVTHAVAKHYLSELAQDNVDTVVLGCTHYPLLKNVIGKVLGSKVVLIDSAEAVALSLKNLLKEKNLLAPLEESHQKKKHQIYVTDLSDRFETIVKRFLKEDIPSVGRVTF, from the coding sequence ATGTCTTCCAAGCCTATTGGCATATTTGATTCAGGGGTCGGTGGTTTGACCGTGATGGCGGCAATCAAAAAATTGTTGCCCAACGAATCCCTTATTTATTTTGGTGACACCGCCCGCGTTCCGTATGGCAACCGTTGTGCCGACACCATTTTGAAATATACCGAAGAGTGCACCAGTTTTTTGGCGGAAAAAGGTGTGAAGGTAATCGTCATTGCCTGCAATACCGCTAGCGCCCATGTTTTCCCCTATCTCCAACACAAATTTCATTTTCCGCTTTTGGGTGTGATTGAACCGGGAGTGGAGGCGGCTTTAAGCGCCAGTCAAAGCAAAAAGATCGGCGTGATTGGGACAAGGGCCACCATTGCCAGCGATGTTTACGCGAAGCAATTAAAGAAGCGGGATGCGGCGACAAAAACGGTCAGCATTGCCTGCCCGTTGTTTGTTCCTCTGGTGGAGGAAGACTGGCTGGAAAATGAGGTAACGCACGCCGTGGCGAAACACTATCTTTCTGAATTGGCTCAAGACAATGTGGACACCGTTGTTTTGGGTTGCACGCATTATCCTTTGCTCAAAAATGTGATCGGAAAAGTTTTGGGTTCCAAGGTAGTCTTAATTGATTCGGCGGAAGCGGTCGCCCTTTCCTTGAAAAATCTTTTGAAGGAAAAAAATCTGTTAGCTCCGTTGGAAGAGAGTCACCAAAAAAAGAAACATCAGATTTATGTCACCGATTTGTCCGATCGTTTCGAAACCATCGTCAAAAGATTTTTAAAAGAAGACATCCCATCAGTGGGCAGGGTGACTTTTTAA
- a CDS encoding DUF86 domain-containing protein — protein MTPPLAREAILPRIDGIRKNLEKLEGLAKLPLKEFSKGDPFDLAQHHLRLALEGVFHIATHILSRIPGGRATEYKEIALKLGETGIVPKEFAQKALMPMAGMRNILVHNYSDIKPERLHDIIANHRNDIEQFLKYVKVVLENPKKFGLGDLT, from the coding sequence ATGACACCACCATTGGCACGCGAGGCAATTCTTCCACGCATTGACGGCATCCGGAAAAATTTGGAAAAGCTGGAGGGGCTTGCAAAACTTCCCCTGAAAGAATTTTCCAAGGGAGATCCCTTTGATTTGGCTCAACATCATCTGCGATTGGCTCTCGAAGGAGTTTTTCATATTGCAACCCACATTCTTTCGAGGATTCCCGGAGGACGCGCAACGGAATACAAGGAAATCGCCTTGAAACTGGGAGAAACAGGTATTGTGCCCAAAGAGTTTGCCCAAAAGGCTTTGATGCCTATGGCGGGGATGCGTAATATTTTGGTTCACAATTATTCAGACATTAAACCTGAACGATTGCATGACATCATCGCAAACCACAGAAATGATATCGAACAATTTCTCAAATATGTGAAAGTTGTTCTCGAAAATCCGAAAAAATTCGGCTTGGGTGATTTAACGTAG
- a CDS encoding MotA/TolQ/ExbB proton channel family protein — protein MLATFSGLLAQTAPIEQTTTESRHVLHLIWNADPMVQLTIYILLAFSVVSWAIIIAKYRQLKQSKARSLQFFQLFWDSKNLNDISAKRGSRKGPAYEIFEAAQESAVNNRTVARKEALERDIRRAYSDEIEQLEYGVPFLATTASASPFIGLFGTVWGILNAFWKIGQTGASSLSIVGPHIAEALIATAIGLAAAIPAVIFYNMFVNQIRRNGKDLHDFTEVLIDRVEQENYGARA, from the coding sequence ATGTTAGCCACATTTTCAGGACTTTTAGCGCAAACGGCACCAATTGAACAAACAACCACCGAATCTCGCCATGTTTTGCATCTGATTTGGAACGCCGACCCCATGGTGCAATTAACGATATATATCCTGCTTGCTTTTTCAGTCGTCAGTTGGGCCATTATCATTGCAAAATACCGCCAACTCAAACAATCAAAAGCGCGCTCCCTCCAATTTTTTCAACTCTTCTGGGACAGCAAAAATTTAAATGACATCAGTGCCAAACGGGGAAGCCGCAAAGGTCCTGCCTACGAAATTTTTGAAGCGGCCCAGGAATCTGCGGTAAATAACCGGACAGTCGCCAGAAAAGAGGCACTGGAAAGAGATATCCGAAGAGCTTACTCAGATGAAATCGAACAACTAGAATATGGAGTTCCCTTTTTGGCCACCACCGCTTCGGCTTCCCCCTTTATCGGACTTTTTGGAACGGTTTGGGGAATTCTAAATGCGTTTTGGAAAATTGGGCAAACCGGAGCATCCAGTCTTTCCATTGTGGGGCCTCATATTGCCGAAGCCCTTATTGCAACAGCCATCGGGTTGGCCGCCGCCATTCCGGCCGTTATTTTTTACAACATGTTTGTCAATCAAATCCGGCGCAACGGCAAAGATCTTCACGACTTTACAGAAGTGTTGATCGACCGTGTTGAACAAGAAAACTACGGAGCCCGCGCATGA